Within the Accipiter gentilis chromosome 12, bAccGen1.1, whole genome shotgun sequence genome, the region CACAACAATAGGAGAGAAGATTCCAATTCCAAACATGTGAACTGGAAAGGGAGCTACCAACTACACATTCATGAGCAGCCAAGTTCCCAGTAGCAGCACTGCTTACCACATATCAGATTTAGAAGTTGGTGCTCAATTCTCCAAAGCTTCAATCAATGCTGTGTGTACAGCACAGATagatttctccccctccccccatgcCCCATAGCAATGTAAAGCAAAGGGGGAAACTATAACACCAACTGTATTTTCTGTGTGCTTGCCAAATTCTTATCAACTCCAAGAGGCCTAAGTAGGAGACTAGCAGAAGACACCCAAGGAGCATGAATCAACTATTCATTGTTTGCAGCAACTAATGTACAGCACActtcaaaaaaatcactttgcttCTGGATGTAGTATGAGAGTGCAATGGTGCTGTGCTCAAGCCACAAAAATTCCTCAAAAATCTAAGGTATATCAGCCAACCTACAGAGCTGCATAATTAACTACAGTATGTTTTACCCCAAATTTGAATAACCTGTCAATCAATAACAAAAAGCTAGCTTGCTTCAATCAACCAGTAAACACATTATATAAAGACAGAAGTGACATGTCTAGTCACATTAAGTCCTTAACTAAAGCCCACACCACTTCTACTAAAGCCACATTCCATTTTCACTAAAAGTCATGATTTGTATGTCAAACCTGTACATGTACAGTCTGTGTACAGCTGACTAGTAACTTTTGGAGGGCAATAGCTTTACATGCACTTTTATCACGTGTTTTCCCAGTACAACAGATTTCAACAAAAGTGTGTTGAAATACCATCACTTACACTCTTTGATGAACAGGTAGATCAGCGTTAATACCACAGTGTGACCACTAAACAGAAAGTCTCCACACAGGATGTGTGATCCAGTTATGGATAGACCACCACCAGAAATCAGTCGCAGGATCCTCTGAACCTTTGCCTGAGAATCTCCATTCAACTAGAACATCAGAAAAAGaggtacaaaaaaaaatgttaagacaCACCCTAAGTGACCCAAGTAAACTTCTTGCCCAAACCTATGTGGAGTCAGGGAGACAGGGAGAAAAGGACACATTACCTTCactttctttcacatattcttaAACAAATAAGCATGCATATCAAAGTTGACAGGTTCTAAAGATCAGCTTGATAACACTAGCATTCTGTTTATGCTTTCTCAGGCTATTTAAAATACGCATTGTATGAGAATGAGAAGCAGACTATACTGGAAAGGTAAACATTAAAAATTGGTGAGGTCAGGTGTCTCATGACAGCCATTGACAGAATGGATAAAACCCATTGAAAACTGGTTCCAACACAGTACAACCTTGCATACTGCTTCTATCATTCTGTTGAGAGCTGAGCAATGTTTCTACAGGACAAAAATCTTCAAACTCACTTAATTTCAGATTTGATTACAAACGCAGTCAGGACTTACTCAGATTTacaggattggggttttttttaaacatgcattaGGATCAGCTTTTGATTTATCATAGATACAAGGTAAACACTCAGTTTCACCTAGCTGTTTAAAGAttaactctggggaaaaaaacaaacaagataaAGGGATAAGTGAGTTCTCCATAATCAGAAAAATAGTAACTCATCCTGGTTTAATGCTAGCAAAATAGACATTCAGCAGAGATATTTAAGTTTTCCTTTGCTTACCTCTTCCTACGCCTCAATACACAGTCTACTACACAAAGTCATTCCCCAAGCTAGTAGAACAAAACAGCTGAGTCTTTACAATAGTGttatataaataaagctttgtcAAATGGATACTGATTCATAAGAAAAGTAGTTTATCCACTATATTCCTAAGTTGTGAATGTGAAAGAATAAGACTGAACAGACATGATGCTGTACCTCAGAACTGATGAGATCCTACCCAAGAAGTGACAAATTTATCCCTTAAGCAAACTGGCAGAATGTTTAGGTTTCAAAATGCTTATCTTCTACCTGTATAGCCAAGCCATTTCTTACTCTCTCAAGTGCACTGTTCTTTCAGTGCAGCCAACACAATACTGTTTGTTCCAAGACAATTAGATGGCTACAACTTTTTATCAGtaaaacagcaataacaaaactCCTTTGTGTCACCAGTTAACTACAccaacacaattttttttaatgttcttgtaGAAATATTAGCATGTACATGTTTTGATATGTATCAGCTCATTTAAACAGCTGAACTTGTTTTAGTCACTTTACATACATTTTGCAGGTTGGAAGGAGGGACAGGCAGCTGACTTCCGGTATTGCGATAGCTCTTGACAAAATAGTGTGAGAAACAGGACAAAGCATATAATAACATTGTGGGGTTTTAAAAGGATACTGCAACACAAGCTTGTGTATCAGCCTATGAATTACAATATTGACCATAGGTATCCCACTGTGTAAGAAAAAAGTATTGCTGCAGTATTAAGAGTGATTAGCTTGAGCCTCAGAAGCAAGTTTACTAATTTGGTAGCAGCACTATTTCAACATAGGCACTCTCCTTTAAAGCATCTTAACTGCAGCAACAGTTTGAGGCTCTTTTTGTATCCCACAACTTCTGGTTTATCACTACCTATGTTACTGAAGACATCAATTGAAAGTAATTTGTGTTATGTAATAACACCTGGAACATTATCTTCTATTTGCTCTAATAAGCCATAAGGACTCAGGCAGATACCAAGGCAAGAATTAGGGAGCAACGGCTCTTACCTTCGGCGCACACTGAAAATGCATTCCAGGCACAGGTAAGGTGGTAACATACATAGTAATACAGCGGTACAGATACAAAGTTCCTATTATAAAAAAGAACCTGCGTCCCACTATTGATCTGAAagtaagggaagggaggaaaaaagattgAGTACAATGTTCACATGCAGGATATACATATAACAGTTATGGAGCTCTACCTTTATTAAACAGCTAAATCCCTAGAATTAAAGAGCAGGTCCACCCACTGCTCTCCACCACACACTTTAAATCAAATACTAAAAAGTCTTTCTTCAGGTTTTAGTCTTGCTAGCTCATAATAGTATAGAACTACCACAAAGCTCCCACCAAAGCTATTTAACCAATTTAACATGGCCTCTGTCTAGCTCAGGTGTGCAGTCAGGCATAGTTTTCCTTGACTCACTGACCTTCTCTTTTTGGTCCCATATTATAACTATATCCTAGTTTAAGCAcatgaagacaaagcaaaaagcttCTAGTCTAGCTGTAGAAGACAGTTGCTTCCTCCTCAAATCTGGATGAGATTTTTTACATCACTGTGATTTCCCGTTTAAATATTGCCATGGGCTTGAAAAGCCCAATCCCAGAATAAATTTGACTAGTACAACATAGGTgtcaaattcagattttaaaaaacattattcaATAATCAGGAGAAACCTGTCTCCATATCCAACAAAGACACTGGAACACATTCTAAAGAAGTCATCCCTTCGCCATTTTCCTGCCAGCCCTATTCTACAATATTGCTACAGATTCTGCCGTAAGATTTCTTCTACCCAAAATGAACAAGGGAAACCAATGTTCTGAAAACatagagcaaaggaaaaaaatttagctACTTACTTGTATCTAAGAAACAACCACTGGAATATCCATAATCCAACTAGTATCATTCCAtttatttctgatacagaaaaaGCCCATTTCACACGATCAATGTAATCAAAAAATTTGTCAGGCAAGGGAGGGCTTAGCTCCTTTGGAGGTACTCTCTCATGGACCACAGTGATCATGACAGTTGTTAGAATCAAGTTGAAGAGAGCATAGACAAAGGCAATGCCTGTTTTCCACCATTCCAGAGGAAATTTGTTCCTAGACTCAGCTGGCATAGCGATCTGGATGTAATCAGgatatttctttgttgtttttcgCAAGCCATTAGACAAGCCCTTTGGTTTGCTAGTGccatttttgttctcttcactGACTGAGAGAGTAGGTCGTGAGTAGCCATTAGAAGTGTCATTGTTTTGACCCTCCATATGCTCTTCAAGCTTTGCTGTCTCAATGGTATTCATTCCCAAGCTGTATGGCCAAATCAGGTTTATCAGTGACCAATTTCTGGGCTCTCTATAAAGTCTGTTATTCCTTTAAGTCCAATGTTCTTGTTCCTAGATTATTTTTGATTTCTGTAAAACTCTAAAAAGTGTCCATTGTGCTTTCGCTATTCAGATACTGTAAAGCAAATTGTGAAGACAAATCTTTCTTCCAGAGCTGTATCAtctgcaaaaaaccaaaacagatacTGAGGACCTTCAGAACTAGTAATGTGACACTTAACAAATATCTTAAAAATGCTTATTCTAAGTTCCATCCAAGTCTACTTGTGTATACAGTCAAAAAGCAAACTAGAGACCGGTGGTTACTGTGAAAAAATTCAAGCCAGTTCCTACTGAGCAACTTGATAAATCTCTGATCAGTTTACGAACTAGTACCAACTTAcactttttgttgtttgctggttttttggtttttgttttgttttgattgttttttttttaaaggacaagaTCCATGGACTTTAATGATCACGACAGCACAGTTGTCATAATTAAGACTAATCCATGTTTGCAGCAATATTGAATTTTATTGCTTAGAAGCATTCTATACAAAATATCTCCTTTTTGACCCTAGGGTTGCTATAGATATTAACATGCTTTGTCCATATAGATCAAGCAATCTTGTTAGTCCAGGTGAcaggacagaaaacagaaaggcacCACAGGATTTGGTTTTGTAAGGTATAAAGTAATTTAGATGCATCTCAGAAATATACTCAATGGTTAGTTCCATTAAATTTTCTTGGATCTAAACAAATATTTCaaccaaaaaagtaaaaaaagaagtgTCTACATAGCTACTGTAGTACCCACTaaaaaaatgtctgaaacttCAGAGAACTGATATATATACCTCTGGATTAGATTCTTAGTTACGGTAACCTATATATAGAACAGACTACAAATGGATCTCTGTTTAtcttttagttatttaaaaacatgcctaaattgtttttttgtttgtttgtttttaaacaggaacaaATAGCAAGACTCATTATCGCACAGGATTTATTTCAGGCTGCATTGGTCAATTCAGTAAAATCtcattagataaaaaaaaatcagataagtGCATacattttataacattttctacaaagagaaaaagaatgcaGTTCACCTTACAGAGCTGACATTGCTCTAGTTAAAAACAAAGGCCATTTCTGCACCCCCATCTTTAACATTCTGTGAAACCACTTATCATAGCTGCAGTGTACCTATTTTTATTACTCTGCTCAGCTCCTATGGCAAAAGTAGTATTATCATATACAAAGTGTTCACTATCTACCAGCAaagcataattctttttttaattgctcctCTGAGAGAAGTTCAACCCTAACACTACCTCAGGTCTCTGCATGCCAATACAGGCTGCCACGGTTTGCCATGCTGCGTGTACAATTAAGTCATGATGGCAGCTACAGCTACCAGTCTCCCTAACAGTACACCACAGAACTTGGCTTAAAAGAAAACTATCTGGTTAGGAAAAATCTGTCTAGTAACTGATATCTTGATAGCAGGGACAATGTAAAATCAAAACAGCCTGGAAAGCcaggtgtttgtgttttggtCCCTTCCCCCTCATCCCCTCAAACAGTGAAGACATTTAACCTGGTCAGCATGTAAATCCCACTGATTTCCTCGCTGCTGCTCTTACTGCTGAAGGGGTAAAGGTTCAGATCCCAAATATGTGAGGTTCATAcaaataatactgaaataatcGAGAAGCATTTCTAAATTAACCTCTCTGCAGTGTTTCTGAAATCCACTGTCATTGGTTGACCTTTTCTAAATCCCTGATCAACAAGTGTATGAAGACCAAAATACACAaacacccaaaaaaaaaccaacccctctccaccccccaaaaaaaatgacACCCAAGAAAAGAAGTGGTGATTTCAgatgatttttcttcctcttactaACCATACTGTAAACTCTGCTTCCAAAAGAAAAGAGGATGTTTAAGCCAGCAGCCAGGCAACGACCTCCCTGATGCTTCCTACAACTAAGAATATTCTTTTAGAGCAACTGCTCTTAAACAAACAGCTTTACTTAAAACTGTAGTAGAACAGCATTTCAACTTTCACAAGTCcttttcttcacacacacacattcttctATTCCATCTGTCTACTAAAGATAAGCATACAACAGAATGCTTAAGTGACTgcatagaaaaaaatctgaacctAATTGCTTAATTTTTGGAACACAAGTCGACCTAGCATTCACCTAAGTCAAGACCCTTCTTCTCAACAGGATGTTATACGTAGCAGTCAGGGCTGTAGAGATCAGCAAAACTTGATACGTTTTATATCCTGTGCAGGTGAAACATTTTTAGAACTTTGCATTTACTGAAAAACAGAGAGCATCACAATAAGTAGTAACCTTagttatttccttctcttccccaccaGTAGCAATGTaagcaaaaggaagattttattttcagatatttaatGACATCCAAGGAAGCCCTAAAGATCAAAGAGCATCTAAACTACAGATGAACAATAACTTAACCTAAAAGTAGAGCGGCATTCAGATTTTTATATTAACTTAGTAAGCAAAGCAATTACACCTATAGCTTGCAGGAAAAAGTTGTGTTCCTTCCTGGTACTTTTAAATGGGTTGTAAGCCATATTGATCTACCATTTCTGATGGCTCATCAAGATTATTTCAAGCAGAGTGCATACTGTGGTCAAGCCTTTGTTTACATTGATAGTTCAAGGTGCTATATATCATCTGATCAGTGATCTGTAAGAATATAAAGGCTTTCCTTTATAGTACCATTTCAAGCTGTTTCTCCCATATTCCAAATGAAAGCAGACACTCTACtgatgaaaaagacaaaaacactCTGCTTGAAGCTTCCAGTCTCTTGCTGCCCATCTGACTGGCCAGAGAAGCGACAGATGCAGAGCACCAAACAGCCTACCATCCTCTGCCACAGGCTGTAAAAGGAACTCCCTATAGGGAGTACATATGTTTCTCTGCCAACTTCCTGTCCCCAATTCACATATCCATTCAAGTCCCCATGAGGGGTGTGTTCCTTTTAGCTTCCATGTTGTCCTTATgttaatttatgtaaaatatcCTATTGGTTCTTTTGTTGAACCTGGAATGCCCCCATATGAAGAACAGGAGATGCCCATAAACTGCCTAGTCTAGTCATAGGCCTTAGACTTCTTCAGTAACCAGGCAGCAACGCTCAGACCTGGCCATCTAGTGTCTGAAAATCAAACCCAATTGCTCTAAGCTATGGAACAGCCACTGGGGGAGTCTCAAAGACTCATGCAAAATTGGCCAAGTAACCCAAAAGCATAGATAAAACTCCTGTAAGGGATACACCCAGGTTATAGGAACAGGTTTTCTTTTTGGAACCACTTTGAGCTTCTACTTGCTCCCATGCAAATAGCTCCTTTCATCTTCTGCATCCCCATTTGActgccatttaaaaaacccaGGTGACTGGGGGTATAGCTCTGAGATAAGTGTAAGAAAGCACATCTACATTTGGCTCTTTATGCTAGAACATAAGAATAACAAGCCGTTTTATTTAGCTTGTTCGTCATCCCATTTTCACATATAGGCCATTTTCACATAAAGTCAGCTCACAATTGGTGTTTCTCATTCAGTACGTACAATTTCTGTAACattcctcaaaatattttaacttctaTAATTTATCAAGGACTGAATAGTCACAATTTGCACAGGCCTTCCAAACAAGTAGTTCTTAACCTGCTGTTCCAAATATGAACAATACTATTGGAACAAGAGTGTCCAAAACAGTAAGACTGATCTATTCTGACATTAAGGAAAGGTACATACTCATATACAAAGTAGAAAAGGTTTCTAGGCAGTagtatttttaaatctcattcaCTTTTGTTAAGGTTGGCTCAAACATTTGATACAGCTGCAATATACTCTTGTATTTGGTAGTTGCAGAAAAAGGGTCTATAAATAAAGTACTGCAGAAGAAAACTGCACAACTGGAGATAACAGAGAACGTTATAGTGTCATATTGTTATCTATATCACAATTAGCAGGAAACAACTGTTAGCtagtttgtattttcttcagtcaAATTTTTAGGATTATGGGACCAGAACTGGAAAAGAAGCTGGGTAGCCTCTACTACCTTGACAGTAATGAATAAAAACTGGCTTTtgggagtttttctttttttaattttatttttaaaagcattccaGGTCTCATTTTGTTTTTATAGTAGTCTTTCTTCCATGCTCTATGTATGCATCACAGCATGTAgaccattgggggggggggggggggggggggggggggaagaacaaccccagaaaaaaaacacaaaaaccaactGCTAAACCAGATCTGATGAAAGTACATTTAGGTATGCAGAAACAGGATTGAGTTTAATAGGTTTGCTTATCATTTCTATTTCCctagagtaaaaatattttcagagctgtgtTCATCTTTCAGCTGTACCATGTTTATGCTTACAATATACAAATGCATGCAGAAAGTGAACTGCAGTTTATCTAAAAGTTACAAGTTCATCTACATTCTCTAATAGGCTGCCAACACATTTCTTGCTCATGTGATGCCAAAGAAGTACAAGTAAGATAAAGCTGTATTACAGAAATACCATTCATTCAAATGTTCTCAGAACTGAGACTATCATCATATTGTCACTTGCaataaatttcaatttttattaaaagcattaACTACTCACCCTGTACAGAATTCTTTTCAGTAGTAGAAATAGAGCAGATACTCCCTCTACCTCTCAAGAGGGATTTTGCAATTCTCTCATTTAGGATTACTAATGTGCCAAGAGAAGCTGTCTTTTAAGGCCTAAATCCCTACACTTAACCAGATAGAGGGGAAAAGTTTCAAGGTTACTGGTTATTTATTTGTACAATCCAAGTTTTACCAGTTCTGTGGAAATATGTTTCTTTACACCTCTTAATAGTAAGAAGGATATTAGTTTCCATTTTCCTGGCATTTTGTATTCGGAGTGTTCCACAGCAGTACCAGGTTTCTGAAACTGTATGTCccaaaaagcacaaaaatattcATTCCCACAGATGTGTAAATATGtacattagaaataaaatatatgcaatttttttgttAAGAGCACTCACCAGGACTACctaagcaagggaaaaaaagtatctttgaGCTCTTTTATCATGCTGAACACTGCTGAGTAGGTTTGCCTTAATCAGGTAAAGGCATCTTCAAACTCTTCAACTCCAAAGGATCATGTTTGGCAACTAAGAGTTTGATGCCCTTTAAAGATGCTTCGTATCCTGACACCATGACAGGCTTAGATTTTCCTCCTGGTTATTTACCCTTATCTTTTAAGAACTAAGGTCACAATATCTGTTACATGGCAATTATGTGTTACCTTTAGGGCTAGAATAACTCATTCTGGCAATAATCCACACGTAtatcacaaacacatttttatttacagGTTAACAGTCTTTTCTGGAACAAAGGTTTTGAGAATGGCCAGTCATATCTGTAGAATCAGAAGCACTAGTGGAATAGGTCAGATGAGAAGAAACCTCAGGAGGTCTCGAGGTCTCTGGCCAGGATCAGTTATGACATCAGATTAGGTTGCTCAGTGTTTCATCCAGCTGAACCTTTAACACCTCCAAAGATGCACAACCTCTCCCGGCAGCCTGTTCCACCGCATGGTTGTTCTTGCAGTGAAaggtttgttgtggggtttttgtttgttttttaatctattttttttatctACTTCTTATTACAAATTATGCCCCTTGTGTTTCATCCTtccaccactgtgaagagcctggcccCGATGTTCCTGATAACCTCCTTGTAGGTATGAAGGGGCTGCTGTTGGGTGCTCCTGAaccttttcttcaggctgaagcaacccagctcccccagcctcccctcccagGGCCTGTGCTCCAGCCTCCTTGACCACCCTGATGGTCCCTCCACTGGGCTTCCTTCCAGTTTATGTTTTTCCTGGATCAAAGACCCAAAACAAGACATAGCATTCTAGATACAGCTAAGAAACACTGAGCAGAgaggaataatcacttccctATAAATACTGGCTATACTCCTATTAAATACAGCTCAGGACAGCGTTGGCTGCCTTCACTGCCAAAGCATGTTGCTAAATCCCTTTTCAACAGAGCTGAAAGCAATACTGACCTTTTTTCCAACAGGCTAAAGATTGCCTTAACTTCTTCACTCTATAAAAATGAGATTAAGAATAAGTCTTCTTCCCACTTAATCCATCCTCTCCAAAATGAGCCTGTTCCAGTATTTCAGATCTGGACAGAAAAGTCTGCTAACCTGAATTGATACTTAAACTCTGAATCCCCTGCTTTTAGTCAAAGGCAAAAAAGGTGCCCGTTTTCTAACATTGCGAAGAAATGTTGGGCTTACATCCTCTTTTCCATTTATTAAAATGACTACTATAAACTCTTTATAAAAGGAGTGGAAGTCACTGTACTGCCTCAGTCTTGTCAGGCAAAATTAATTCCGAAAGAGTGCCAAAAGAAACCTCTGGATCATCAGGCTTTTATGTAGTTTGCCATCTGAGCATCTCGGGCTTCTCACTGCTACTTGCTTTCATTCTGCTATAGCTTTGCAGATACTCTTGAAGAACCCCTATCCAAAGGGAGATTCTCCTCAAAGAGACAGCAAGGTTTAAAGATTTGTTAAGAGCACATCTGATGCCTCACATCCTTTCTAGCTCACACAAAAGTTGCAGATTactggctgtggggtggggggcccagcacagaaGGCAGGAATGTTTCAGACTTACGTGAAATCCTCCACCTAATTACCGAGGATAAAGGTTGTGCTTCCTAGTGGAAAGTCAGACCCAGAGATTAGTCACCACTTTCAGTACAGGGCGGTGAGGAATCAGTGACTAATGTGTGCTTTAAAGTGACTATGCTACAGCTTATCAGTCATCAGGCAGCTAGAAGAGGAAGTCACATACTTAGAGTAAATTTATCAGTGATACACCCTAAAAATACTTGGACAATTATCAAGAAGATAATGCCTGTCAAattcctacacacacacacaccaccaccaccccaccaccatcCCCATGTGCTACTCCCAAAAAGCAGAAGTGCCAACCCCAAACTCCAAAATAGGAGGTCACATTTACGAGAACATTCTCAAGTATTTCCTGCAGCAGTAGGAACCCTCTTCCTAAAAGTTTAAAGTGAGAGGACAATAACTGCTTAAGTCTGcagaatattttactttttacctGCTAATGTTGTACAGGAATACGTGCACAATTTGTACAAACCAGACAAAAGCTATTTTAGCACTGAAATATACACAGAGGTTCATACCTCGTAACTCACATTTAACAGAAGTCAAATACAGACATTGGTCCTTGCAAGGCATATGACATTAAAGAGACAACCATTGACTGTAATCCTCCTAGTGACAGCAGAAAGACACCACATGAATTCTAAGGACAGGGCATATTTAAAACTGATTAGTATCATGCTATAAGCTAGTTTCACATATCCCTGAGTTTGACTGGCACATTACAGATTACAGATCTCTACATAGGAGCAACACTTGCTGTGTTCAGAGGCCTAAGCAATGAAAACATCCCTTTTCAGAAACACTAGtatctccttccccaccccttaTCTTCAGGTAACCTGTGTATGTATTCTGATCAAAGTCTTGCCCTCTGCGCCAACACTAAAAATCTAGCACGCTACACACTGCCAAACAAATCCCGAGTCACAAATACCTTCTCCCTCCCCACTAAAAACTCCTAGTTTTCAGCTTGCTTAACTCCTATGTAGCTGCCTGGAAAGCTTCAAGAATAGTAGTTAAGAGGAATGATACAGGCACAACACATACTCTTATCATTGACTGTAAACACAGATTGGCTGAAACTGATCATGAAACGTGATCTGCTCCCCTATTTTGGTCTTCCCCTCTACCTTCTCGCCACAACTGCCACTTCCTAACCTCACCTACCACCAAGAAGCAACAGCATAAGGATCTCACATCATAACCAACCTTCACAGTACAATAGAGACGGGAATACTCAGACC harbors:
- the SGMS2 gene encoding phosphatidylcholine:ceramide cholinephosphotransferase 2; the protein is MNTIETAKLEEHMEGQNNDTSNGYSRPTLSVSEENKNGTSKPKGLSNGLRKTTKKYPDYIQIAMPAESRNKFPLEWWKTGIAFVYALFNLILTTVMITVVHERVPPKELSPPLPDKFFDYIDRVKWAFSVSEINGMILVGLWIFQWLFLRYKSIVGRRFFFIIGTLYLYRCITMYVTTLPVPGMHFQCAPKLNGDSQAKVQRILRLISGGGLSITGSHILCGDFLFSGHTVVLTLIYLFIKEYSPRHFWWYHLICWLMSAAGIICILVAHEHYTVDVIIAYYITTRLFWWYHSMANEKTLKVSSQTNFLSRAWWYPIFYFFEKNVQGSVPCSFSWPISWPPSCFKSSCKKYSRVQKMGEDNEKST